In a genomic window of Zootoca vivipara chromosome 5, rZooViv1.1, whole genome shotgun sequence:
- the LOC118096630 gene encoding LOW QUALITY PROTEIN: dual specificity protein phosphatase 13A-like (The sequence of the model RefSeq protein was modified relative to this genomic sequence to represent the inferred CDS: substituted 1 base at 1 genomic stop codon) — protein sequence MTSAQAERAHXTSKPGPLSQVSEGTVATLIRMAEECASLPKDPECSGTSTAETPTVKDLEQLLNTGRSSCNHVDEVWPNLFLGDHVTAHSRFGLWKMGISHVLNAAHGKIFCHESHDFYGTTIEYYGVPADDLPDFDMTPYFYPAAEFIHKALTTPGAKIFVHCAVGISRSSSLVLAYLMIYHHFSLVKAIQAVKEHRWIFPNQGFLKQLRNLDIQLNKCSTKQESKETNA from the exons ATGACAAGCGCACAGGCTGAGAGAGCACATTAAACAAGCAAGCCTGGACCACTTTCTCAGGTTTCAGAGGGAACAGTTGCTACTTTAATAAGGATGGCTGAAGAGTGTGCCTCACTCCCCAAAGACCCTGAATGTTCTGGAACATCCACAGCTGAGACCCCCACTGTTAAAGATCTAGAACAGCTCCTGAATACTGGGAGGTCTTCCTGTAACCATGTTGATGAAGTATGGCCTAACCTTTTCTTAGGAGACCA tgTTACGGCACACAGCCGATTTGGTTTATGGAAAATGGGCATTAGCCATGTTCTAAATGCTGCACACGGCAAAATATTTTGCCACGAATCCCATGATTTTTACGGCACAACGATCGAATACTATGGTGTACCGGCCGATGACCTTCCTGATTTTGATATGACTCCATATTTTTACCCCGCGGCAGAATTTATACACAAAGCCTTGACCACACCAGGAG CTAAAATCTTCGTGCACTGCGCAGTGGGGATAAGCCGGTCGTCTTCGTTGGTGCTGGCGTATCTCATGATTTACCATCACTTCTCTTTGGTTAAAGCCATTCAGGCAGTGAAAGAACATCGGTGGATTTTCCCCAATCAAGGGTTTCTGAAGCAACTGAGAAATTTGGACATTCAGCTAAACAAATGCAGCACTAAGCAAGAGAGCAAGGAAACAAATGCCTGA
- the LOC132592180 gene encoding LOW QUALITY PROTEIN: dual specificity protein phosphatase 13A-like (The sequence of the model RefSeq protein was modified relative to this genomic sequence to represent the inferred CDS: substituted 1 base at 1 genomic stop codon) has translation MTSAQAERAHXTSKPGPLSQVSEGTVATLIRMAEECVSLPKDAECSGTSTAQTPTVKDLEQLLNTGRPSCNHADEVWPNLFLGDLVMAHNRFGLWKMGISHVLNATHGKIFSQGSHEFYGTTIEYYGVPAFDLPDFDMTPYFYPAAEFIHKALTTPGGKILVHCAVGISRSSSLVLAYLIIYHCFSLVKAIQAVKERRWIFPNQGFLKQLRNLDLQLSK, from the exons ATGACAAGCGCACAGGCTGAGAGAGCACATTAAACAAGCAAGCCTGGACCACTTTCTCAGGTTTCAGAGGGAACAGTTGCTACTTTAATAAGGATGGCTGAAGAGTGTGTCTCACTCCCCAAAGACGCTGAGTGTTCTGGAACATCCACAGCTCAGACCCCCACTGTTAAAGATCTAGAACAGCTCCTGAATACTGGAAGGCCTTCCTGTAACCATGCTGATGAAGTATGGCCTAACCTTTTCTTAGGAGATCT TGTTATGGCTCACAACAGATTTGGTTTGTGGAAAATGGGCATCAGCCATGTTTTAAACGCTACACACGGCAAAATATTTTCCCAAGGATCCCACGAGTTTTATGGCACAACGATCGAATACTATGGTGTACCAGCCTTTGACCTTCCCGATTTTGATATGACTCCATATTTTTACCCTGCTGCAGAATTCATACACAAAGCCTTGACCACACCAGGAG GCAAAATCTTAGTGCACTGCGCAGTGGGGATAAGCCGGTCGTCTTCGCTGGTGCTGGCGTATCTCATAATTTACCATTGCTTCTCTTTGGTTAAAGCCATTCAGGCAGTGAAAGAACGTCGGTGGATTTTCCCCAACCAAGGGTTTCTGAAGCAACTGAGAAATTTGGACCTTCAGCTCAGCAAATAA
- the LOC118096632 gene encoding dual specificity protein phosphatase 13A encodes MGMGRGRKGDNVSQEAHLLLPVKCRKVTGAHWGSATTVYHRMAADDPFPKTTASFCKMISRRSAAPSVKELEHVMDSCRVELNEIDEVWPNLYIGNITAAHNKEELRKRGITHILNAAHAAWGSKGSQAFYGTEFHYYGIAAEDSPDFDLGVHFRPASEFITKALSVPNGKILVHCILGRSRSAALVLAYLMICQNFSLADAVGKVLQNRAISPNRGFLKQLQDLDLELRYKIRLCQLL; translated from the exons ATGGGAATGGGCAGGGGACGAAAAGGGGACAATGTCTCTCAAGAGGCGCACCTGCTTCTCCCTGTCAAATGTCGAAAGGTAACTGGAGCTCATTGGGGCTCTGCAACGACTGTGTATCATCGCATGGCAGCGGACGACCCATTTCCAAAGACGACCGCCTCCTTTTGCAAAATGATCAGCCGCAGATCCGCCGCACCCTCCGTCAAAGAGTTGGAGCATGTGATGGACAGCTGCAGGGTGGAATTAAATGAGATAGATGAAGTGTGGCCCAATCTTTATATAGGCAACAT CACAGCGGCACACAACAAGGAAGAGCTAAGGAAACGGGGTATTACTCACATATTGAATGCAGCACATGCTGCCTGGGGAAGCAAAGGTAGCCAAGCGTTCTATGGAACAGAGTTCCATTACTACGGAATAGCAGCAGAAGACTCCCCAGACTTTGACCTCGGCGTACATTTCCGCCCTGCCTCCGAATTCATCACCAAAGCCCTAAGTGTACCAAACG GAAAGATCTTGGTCCACTGCATTCTAGGCAGAAGCAGATCAGCAGCCCTGGTTCTGGCTTACCTCATGATCTGTCAGAACTTCTCTCTGGCTGACGCCGTCGGAAAGGTCCTGCAGAATCGAGCCATCTCCCCGAACCGAGGGTTCCTGAAACAGCTGCAAGACTTAGATCTGGAGCTACGGTACAAgatcaggctgtgtcagcttctgTAA